The Aphis gossypii isolate Hap1 chromosome 3, ASM2018417v2, whole genome shotgun sequence genome includes a region encoding these proteins:
- the LOC114119226 gene encoding maltase 2-like produces the protein MIFQDIAKMSFLIFLCFMILGVEAGNKELIDLHREEKSNIELELKSIVNNTFKEETNLEYKDKNNRTKRKTKFIKENLEDIFNKKNKKKLDWWQTCLIYEICPRSFKDSTGTGMGDLRGIIEKIPYLKYLGVCAVWLTPIYPSPGVDMGYDITDYRGIDEIMGTMEDFEELKNKLHENGIKIILDIVPNHTSDKHEWFIKSVQREEPYTDYYVWVDAKYVNGTRQVPNNWMAVFGNTMWEWNEIRQQYYLHQFFTQQPDLNFWNPLVRKDIKDVLRFWLDKGVDGFRMDAVPYIYERQDFLDSPILNDGTLEIIDYTQGLDECFYEVNDWRYLLDEYKKKDGKTRFMAIETYLKFKYSKKFYGNETNPGAHFPLNSCFFSPKHLPAKEYVDRLTELFSNLPTGAWLSWIIGNHDAQRATSRYGLELIDGMHMIQLLLPTGTPVVYMGDELGMTNTYLRNDQRLDKYRNYDRETGRTPFQWDSSPQAGFSNKTKTWLPVNPNYVTLNVESEMAARRSHLKIFKEIANLRELEVFRTGNVELYEISEYVFAFSRSINFFKTYFIVINLGSEMENINLKKFKKSLSPKMIVKISSLYAEQSNGDIVSAKSFTLRPSAALVLESIFY, from the exons atgatttttcaaGACATTGcaaaaatgtcatttttaatatttctgtgTTTTATGATACTTGGTGTTGAAGCTGGAAATAAGGAATTAATTGACCTTCACCGtgaagaaaaatcaaatattgaacTGGAATTGAAAAGTATCGTTAATAATACCTTTAAAGAAGAGACTAATCTtgaatataaagataaaaataacagaactaaaa gaaaaacaaaattcataaaagaaaacttagaagatatttttaacaagaaaaataaaaaaaaattagattggTGGCAGACATGccttatttatgaaatatgccCTAGATCTTTCAAGGATTCGACTGGCACTGGCATGGGAGACTTACGtg gaattattgaaaaaattcccTACCTTAAGTACTTAGGAGTATGTGCTGTCTGGTTAACTCCAATATACCCTTCACCAGGAGTTGATATGGGTTACGACATAACAGATTACAGAGGAATCGATGAAATTATGGGCACAATGGAAGACTTTGaggagttaaaaaataaacttcacgaaaatg gaattaaaattatactagatATAGTACCAAACCATACAAGTGATAAACATGAATGGTTTATTAAATCTGTACAAAGGGAAGAACCGTATACAGATTATTACGTGTGGGTCGatgcaaaatatgtaaatggaACTAGACAAGTTCCAAATAATTGG ATGGCAGTATTTGGAAACACTATGTGGGAGTGGAATGAAATACGCCAGCAGTATTATTTGCATCAATTCTTTACTCAGCAACCAGATTTGAATTTTTGGAATCCATTAGTTCGCAAAGACATAAAA gatGTGTTACGCTTCTGGTTAGATAAAGGTGTTGATGGATTTCGAATGGATGCAGTTCCATACATATACGAGAGGCAAGATTTTTTAGATTCGCCAATTTTAAATGATGGAACACtagaaataattgattatacgCAGGGATTAGatgaatgtttttatgaaGTAAATGACTGGAGATATTTATTAGACGAGTACAAGAAGAAGGATGGCAAAACaag ATTTATGGCCATTGAAACctatttgaagtttaaatattcGAAGAAATTTTATGGAAATGAGACAAACCCTGGGGCCCATTTCCCACTAAATTCGTGTTTTTTTTCACCAAAGCATTTGCCTGCAAAAGAATATGTTGATAGGCTAACAGAACTGTTTTCAAATTTACCAACTGGAGCATGGTTAAGTTGgatt ATTGGAAACCACGATGCACAACGGGCAACATCTAGATATGGATTGGAATTAATAGATGGTATGCACATGATACAATTGCTATTACCAACAGGAACACCTGTTGTTTATATGGGTGATGAATTGGGAATGACAAATACTTATTTGAGAAATGATCAGCGTTTAGATAAATATCGCAATTACGACCGTGAAACAGGTCGTACACCTTTTCAATGGGATTCCTCGCCCCAGGCTGGATTCTCCAATAAAACAAAGACATGGCTGCCTGTTAATCCAAATTATGTAACTTTGAATGTCGAATCTGAAATGGCCGCTAGACGTAGTCACTTAAAGATATTCAAAGAAATTGCAAATCTTAGAGAGTTAGAAGTATTCCGTACGGGGAATGTAGAACTTTATGAAATATCAGAATACGTATTTGCTTTTTCgag aagtatcaattttttcaaaacttactTTATTGTCATCAATCTTGGATCagaaatggaaaatattaatctcAAAAAATTCAAGAAGTCATTATCTCCTAAAATGATTGTGAAAATTTCTAGTTTGTATGCTGAACAAAGTAATGG AGATATTGTTAGTGCTAAATCATTCACTTTGAGACCATCGGCAGCACTTGTTTTGgagtcaatattttattaa